In the genome of Tsukamurella paurometabola DSM 20162, the window CTTCGTCGAGGTGCCGCTGTCGGAGGCCTCCGATGTCTTCGCCCGGCAAGCCGCGCATCGCGCGCCGCTGGTGCGCACGGTGCTGCGAGCACTGCGGAGTACGAGCGACGGTGCGCTGCGTCTGGGCTTCTTCCTGGACCTGCTGCGCCGCGGGTTCGGCCCTGAGGACGCGGAACGGCAGATGCGGATCGCGATCGACTGGGGCCGGTACGGCAGCCTCTACGACTACGACGCCGATGACGACCGGATCCGGCTCGATCCGAAGGCCGAGACCGTATTGTGACCGAAGCCACATTCCGACACTCGGATAGGCAATAGGTTGTCTCGTCGCAATCATTTCGTTATCGTCGACGGGACGCGGATCACGAAGCGGTCACGATGGAGACATCGCCCGGTCACTTCGAGGTCGTTGACAAGCGGTTTCACGAGCGGAGTAGGGCGAGTATGACACGGAGTCGCGAGGAAGCCGGCGAGGTGCGTTTCAGCAGCTCCACGCAGGTTCTCGACAATGAGTCGATCACCGCGATCATTCCACTCGATGAGATCGAAGCCCGGCTCGAGGCCGCCTACGCGGAGAGCTGGGCCGACGCGCCCGAGGGCGAGTCCGCCCTCGGCTACCGCCCCACGCATTCGGAGCTCACCCAGGATCTGATGATCCCGGAGGTGCTGTTCACCGGCACCCCGCGGTTCGACGCCCCGGTCGAGGATGACGAGGACACCGCGCTCCTCGCCCCGGCCCCGGAAGCCGCCCCCGAGTTCGTCCCGGCGACGGCGCCCGTCCGCAAGGGCGGTAAGCACCGCGTCGCGGCCCCGCCGCACGCGCTCAAGGGACGCGCGGCGCTGATCGCGCTCGCCGCCGGCGCCAGCGTCGCCGGTGCCGCCGTCGCATCGTCGTCGACCGATGGACCGACCACCTCGCAGCAGCCCGTCGTGCCCCCGGCCGGCGGACCCGAGTCCAACATCGCGCGCCAGGCCCCGGTACCGGCCGCGCAGGACATGGACCAGTTCTCCGCCGCCCTCGGTGCCGGTAAGGCTCGCAAGGACGACGACGACCGCAAGGTCATCGACTCGATGCGCCCGAAGGTCACGCTGCCCGTGGTCGGCGCCACCCTGACGTCCAACTTCGGCACCCGCTGGGGCGCTATGCACGGTGGTCTCGACCTCGCCGCGCCGCTCGGCACCCCACTGTTCGCCGCCTCGGACGGTGTCGTCACCGACGCCGGCCCGGCACAGGGCTTCGGCATCTGGATCAAGATCCGCCTCTCCGACGGCACCGTGCTGGTCTACGGCCACATGTACAACGTGAACGTCCAGGCCGGCCAGCAGGTCAAGGCCGGCGATCTGATCAGCTGGGTGGGCAATAACGGCTACTCCACCGGCCCGCACGTGCACTTCGAGGTGCACTCGGCCGCCGGCGCGAAGCTCGACCCGCAACGCTGGCTCGCCGAGCGCGGCGTCAACGTCTAACCGCGCAGCAGACTTTCATCAGGCGCCCCGGGAATTCTCCCGGGGCGCCTGACTATTCGGTAGCTAGAGCTTCTCCATCGGCAGACCGCCGAAGGTCATCAGGGTGACGGTGCCGGCGGTGCCGAAATCGAAGGTGACCCGCTCCAGCGGTCCCGCGCCCTGGATCGCGGTCACGGTGCCGAGACCGAACGAGTCGTGCGAGACCCGGTCGCCGATCACCAGCGATAGCTTGTTGGCCCGTCGCGTGGGTTTCGGTGACTTCTTGCTCTTCCATGCCGCATCGGAGCCGCCGCGCTTCTCCCCCCAGGTGCGCTGGCCACCCCAGGACTCGCGATCGCCGCCGAATATCCCACGGGAGCCGCCGAACTGGGTGCGCTGCGGTTCGAGCCGGCGCCAGTCGATGAGGTGCTGCGGGATCTCGGCGAGGAACCGCGATTCCGGGTTCTGCATGGGATCGCCCCAGGTGGAACGGATCATCGCGCGGGAGACGTACAGCCGCTCGCGAGCGCGCGTGATGCCCACGTAGGCGAGCCGGCGTTCCTCCGCCAGTTCGTTCTCGTCGCCCAGGGCACGCATATGCGGGAACTGGCCGTCCTCCCAGCCGGTGACGAACACGACCGGGAACTCCAGCCCCTTCGCGGTGTGCAGGGTCATCAGGGTGACCACACCGGCATCGTCGTCGGGCACCTGGTCGGCGTCGGCCACCAGCGAAACCCGTTCGAGGAACGCGGCCAGCGAACCGGGTTCGGGCGCCCCCTCGTCGGCGACCACATCCGTGAAGTCCTGCGCGGAGAACTCCCGTGCCACGCTGATGAGTTCCTCGATGTTATCCAGCCGCGCACCGTCCTGCGGATCGGACGACCCCTCCAGTTCGGCGCGGTAACCGGTCTTCTCGACCACGGCGTCGAGCAGGTCGCCGATATCGGATTCGTCGTCGTCGGCGATCCGGCGCAATTCGGTCATGAGACCGGAGAACGTGGCGATCGCGTTGCGCGAGCGCGGATTGAGCATCGCGACGCC includes:
- a CDS encoding M23 family metallopeptidase is translated as MTRSREEAGEVRFSSSTQVLDNESITAIIPLDEIEARLEAAYAESWADAPEGESALGYRPTHSELTQDLMIPEVLFTGTPRFDAPVEDDEDTALLAPAPEAAPEFVPATAPVRKGGKHRVAAPPHALKGRAALIALAAGASVAGAAVASSSTDGPTTSQQPVVPPAGGPESNIARQAPVPAAQDMDQFSAALGAGKARKDDDDRKVIDSMRPKVTLPVVGATLTSNFGTRWGAMHGGLDLAAPLGTPLFAASDGVVTDAGPAQGFGIWIKIRLSDGTVLVYGHMYNVNVQAGQQVKAGDLISWVGNNGYSTGPHVHFEVHSAAGAKLDPQRWLAERGVNV